In one Candidatus Poribacteria bacterium genomic region, the following are encoded:
- the recN gene encoding DNA repair protein RecN, with product MIETLSIRNIALIDELDLELAPGLNIFTGETGAGKSVILRSIGLVLGERVSADIVREGTDFAKVEAGVAPHAQHPMWHTDFAFSDVLDPSDATILSRRISAAGRSRCHVNGRLVNLSQLQAIGALLVDIHGQHEHQSLFRTQTHLRLLDDFGGCSEARQHISKVHAHLQALQQEAADLTQTLRASEREKDLLEFEIKELDAASLEEGEDEELAAEARILSNAEELANAASRLYALLDSDTSNSSNASVLERLKDGAKTLAKLSELDNSLSEVQERLETSLYELEDVALHVRQYRDTVEYNPMRLDEVTDRLALISKLKRRYGNTIAEILAYHAEAAQKLQTLELGSEKQKSLQVEIDKTVQEARHLCRSLSVKRQHVAKQLSKQIEKELRTLGMDKAEFQASVQHIADERGPFQIDGKHYAFRSHGMDDVEFLIAPNVGSEARPISKIASGGEISRIMLALKTVLVQVDEIPTLLFDEIDSGIGGKVANVVGRKLKELSEFAQVICITHLPQIARFADRHFRVEKKVVDGERTLITAKSLTPEEQINEIARMHGGEETEIGLAHARELLFEK from the coding sequence ATGATAGAAACACTCTCTATCCGCAACATTGCACTCATAGACGAACTTGACTTGGAACTCGCACCTGGGCTAAATATTTTTACCGGTGAGACGGGTGCTGGTAAATCCGTTATTCTCAGATCAATTGGACTGGTCTTAGGTGAGAGGGTCTCTGCCGATATTGTACGCGAAGGTACCGATTTCGCAAAAGTAGAAGCAGGGGTCGCACCTCACGCGCAGCATCCAATGTGGCACACAGATTTCGCTTTTAGCGATGTTTTGGACCCGTCAGATGCCACAATTCTCTCCAGAAGGATTAGTGCCGCCGGTAGAAGCCGTTGTCATGTTAATGGACGGTTGGTGAACTTGAGCCAGCTTCAAGCGATTGGGGCTTTGCTCGTTGATATCCACGGCCAACATGAACATCAATCCTTGTTTAGAACACAAACCCATCTCAGGCTTTTAGATGATTTCGGGGGATGTAGTGAGGCGAGACAGCATATTAGCAAGGTTCATGCCCACTTACAAGCCTTACAACAAGAAGCAGCCGACCTGACACAAACTTTGCGGGCATCAGAACGGGAAAAAGACCTCCTTGAATTTGAGATTAAAGAACTCGACGCAGCGAGTCTTGAGGAGGGTGAAGACGAAGAATTGGCCGCTGAAGCCCGTATACTTAGCAATGCCGAAGAATTGGCTAACGCTGCCAGCCGCCTGTATGCCTTACTGGATAGTGATACTTCTAATAGCAGCAACGCATCGGTGCTCGAACGACTCAAAGATGGCGCAAAGACGCTTGCGAAATTGTCCGAGTTAGATAACAGCCTCTCGGAAGTCCAAGAACGCTTGGAAACATCCCTCTACGAACTCGAAGATGTCGCCTTACACGTCCGCCAATATAGGGATACCGTGGAATACAATCCTATGCGCTTGGACGAGGTTACCGACCGTTTGGCACTGATCTCGAAACTCAAACGGCGTTACGGCAATACGATCGCTGAGATATTAGCCTACCACGCCGAAGCAGCGCAGAAATTGCAGACGTTAGAACTCGGTTCAGAAAAGCAAAAATCACTTCAGGTAGAAATCGACAAAACCGTTCAAGAGGCGCGACATCTGTGTCGTTCGCTTTCTGTGAAACGTCAGCACGTTGCCAAGCAGCTTTCAAAGCAGATTGAGAAGGAATTGCGAACGCTCGGCATGGACAAGGCAGAATTTCAAGCATCTGTCCAGCACATAGCCGACGAACGGGGGCCATTTCAGATAGACGGTAAGCACTACGCCTTCCGCTCTCACGGAATGGATGATGTCGAGTTCTTAATCGCACCGAATGTCGGTTCTGAGGCGCGTCCGATTTCCAAAATTGCATCAGGCGGCGAAATCTCACGCATTATGCTCGCTTTGAAGACGGTATTGGTGCAAGTAGATGAAATCCCAACGCTTCTTTTCGATGAAATTGATAGCGGAATTGGTGGCAAAGTGGCGAACGTGGTCGGTAGGAAGTTGAAGGAGCTTTCTGAATTCGCACAGGTAATCTGTATTACCCACCTCCCTCAGATTGCTCGTTTCGCAGACAGACATTTCCGCGTAGAAAAGAAGGTCGTTGATGGAGAACGCACACTGATTACAGCAAAATCCCTGACACCGGAGGAACAGATTAACGAAATTGCCCGAATGCATGGAGGTGAAGAGACTGAGATTGGACTTGCCCATGCACGTGAATTATTGTTTGAAAAATAG
- a CDS encoding thiamine pyrophosphate-dependent enzyme, with protein MDERFTQASAAHVYTGCELLVKGALESGVSLLTGYPGSPLAEVFDVIERNAELLKTNGIVAQIANNEALSIARLNGSQMADLRAITFMKSVGLHVASDALAISNLAGTTGGAVVVIGDDTWSHSTQVPADSRFLVRHVYTPLLEPGTFQELKDWIDCAFQISAAANLYVCYLTTENQASGGGNVELRPNIYPDISDLKRINLDTQLIDADKRVVLPPHTARIEVETLRERLPAALETARALELNKIQFLEKASTTKRHPLGFVSAGLAYSCLLHALEELNLHGDIPILKLGMTHPIDSDIVREFAEQVDEIYVVEEKRPLLENEIKALLTQMYQGGDIKRYVNVWGKQFPNGLAGVPVASGLDASILIQKLIPLLRDRLGTADTTIDTEHFAREEALQKQVSEQQIDIPQRTPTFCPGCPHRDSSSVFLEITDQFMDPDYMKKYHGSGPVDLVFHGDIGCYSMLKYEPFPRLMHNLSAMALGGGAGAGIDPFIQNKQIVFMGDSTFFHGGMSAISDSIKNDQDIAYIILDNQTTAMTGHQPTPADERDLLGNPTFAQDIEQVAQGLAGDSGIEIVRTNPEDRVNYKKYLEKTILKSGVKIVIADKECAITYHRRVRREQRKTIVKDGFLKYEKHINITPEVCEFCRECTTATGCPGLKIIDTDYGEKIAIDRSNCVSDGACARIKYACPAFEEVIVTRKRPPQETDVASGYRGLLSDDPLPPPPPLNFERNWNIYAAGVGGMGIGTISKVLVVAGYLQGYDVTFCDRKGLAIRNGGVYTHIAYTRSDVHASPMIPYGKADLLLGLDILEAVRGITANSLFRIASPSRTAAVVNTAKTETISTLIGKDHFDPETLEDDLQAYTNTDAYFGIDLFAVSEQLFGSKLYANMMLLGTAFQRQLIPLELGPLQLALKQMVPHADLDTNMRAFTVGRRLALESSESSVNAPSIKTLVTYNEMLEAKQRILARKWRGKRLAREYVTLVENVVKTLDISSESVNRMLALYIYDLVQFADIDYARRYVEKIKQVYAYDTADYDYRATKAAIRYLHKVMLIKDEVYVAHLLTSEEKLQRDKELYKVDTANGDRIQYIHLNRPHFTVMGLDIEGDIDTRNWQLNLMRRMKFLRRWLPQWHAKEKAFREWYITRVIDTFAPNGEEAYEKHLQALECAEEVRGYRGIRYPKMETAKQTVEDLLAHK; from the coding sequence ATGGATGAAAGGTTTACACAAGCCAGTGCTGCACATGTTTATACGGGTTGCGAATTGTTAGTCAAAGGGGCTTTGGAGAGCGGGGTTAGCCTCCTTACAGGCTATCCCGGTTCCCCACTTGCTGAAGTGTTTGACGTTATTGAGCGGAATGCTGAATTGTTGAAGACCAATGGCATTGTTGCCCAGATAGCCAACAACGAGGCATTGAGTATCGCTCGACTCAACGGTTCGCAAATGGCAGACCTTCGCGCAATCACGTTTATGAAAAGCGTCGGTTTACATGTTGCTTCCGATGCGCTTGCAATTAGCAATCTCGCTGGCACAACCGGGGGGGCTGTCGTTGTTATCGGTGATGATACTTGGTCGCACAGTACCCAGGTCCCAGCGGATTCTCGGTTTTTGGTGCGGCATGTCTACACCCCCCTGCTTGAACCCGGCACATTTCAGGAACTTAAAGACTGGATTGATTGCGCCTTCCAAATTTCCGCTGCTGCAAATCTCTATGTCTGCTATCTAACAACTGAGAATCAAGCGAGTGGTGGCGGTAACGTTGAACTGCGTCCTAACATTTACCCCGATATTAGCGATTTAAAGCGAATTAATCTTGATACGCAACTCATTGATGCTGATAAGCGGGTCGTCTTACCACCCCATACCGCTCGAATTGAGGTCGAAACGTTACGAGAAAGGTTGCCTGCCGCGCTTGAGACCGCACGCGCTTTAGAACTCAACAAGATCCAGTTTCTTGAGAAGGCTTCAACTACAAAGAGACACCCTCTCGGATTTGTCAGCGCAGGCTTGGCGTATAGCTGCCTCCTCCACGCACTTGAAGAGTTGAACCTGCATGGCGATATCCCAATCCTCAAGCTCGGTATGACCCACCCGATTGATTCGGACATCGTCCGGGAATTTGCCGAGCAGGTAGACGAAATTTATGTTGTTGAAGAGAAACGTCCGCTCTTAGAAAACGAAATCAAAGCACTTCTCACGCAAATGTATCAAGGTGGCGACATCAAACGGTACGTAAATGTCTGGGGCAAGCAATTCCCTAACGGTTTGGCGGGTGTGCCGGTAGCCTCTGGCTTGGATGCCTCTATTCTCATTCAGAAACTTATTCCACTTCTTAGAGACCGTCTCGGTACAGCAGACACAACTATTGATACTGAGCACTTTGCACGTGAAGAAGCACTCCAAAAACAGGTCTCCGAACAACAGATTGATATTCCGCAACGCACGCCTACCTTCTGTCCAGGCTGTCCACATCGCGACTCTTCAAGCGTTTTTCTTGAAATCACAGATCAATTTATGGATCCCGATTACATGAAAAAATATCACGGTTCGGGACCGGTGGATCTTGTCTTTCACGGTGATATCGGTTGTTATTCTATGCTCAAATATGAACCCTTTCCGAGGTTGATGCACAATCTCTCTGCGATGGCATTAGGGGGCGGTGCTGGTGCCGGGATTGATCCATTTATTCAAAACAAACAGATCGTTTTCATGGGGGATTCGACCTTTTTTCACGGCGGTATGTCAGCGATTTCGGATTCAATTAAAAACGACCAAGACATCGCCTACATCATTTTAGACAACCAGACAACGGCAATGACGGGGCATCAACCGACACCCGCTGATGAACGTGATCTGCTTGGTAATCCCACCTTCGCACAAGACATTGAGCAAGTCGCACAAGGACTCGCTGGCGACTCTGGGATAGAAATTGTCCGCACTAACCCTGAAGATCGGGTCAACTATAAAAAATACCTTGAAAAAACCATTCTCAAATCCGGTGTCAAAATTGTCATTGCTGATAAGGAGTGCGCAATCACCTATCATCGCCGGGTACGCCGAGAGCAACGAAAAACTATAGTCAAGGACGGTTTCCTTAAATACGAAAAACATATCAATATTACCCCTGAAGTCTGCGAATTTTGTCGGGAATGCACAACTGCTACAGGGTGTCCGGGTTTGAAAATTATTGATACCGATTACGGTGAGAAAATTGCGATTGATCGCTCGAATTGTGTCTCCGATGGGGCATGCGCGCGGATTAAATATGCCTGTCCAGCCTTTGAAGAGGTTATCGTCACACGGAAACGTCCGCCTCAAGAGACGGATGTAGCATCTGGTTATCGCGGGCTTTTGAGTGATGACCCTTTACCTCCACCGCCTCCACTGAATTTTGAGAGAAATTGGAACATCTACGCCGCAGGGGTCGGTGGTATGGGTATTGGCACGATTTCTAAGGTCCTCGTCGTTGCGGGATATCTCCAAGGCTACGACGTGACATTTTGCGACAGGAAAGGCTTAGCGATTCGCAATGGAGGTGTCTATACTCATATCGCGTATACGCGGTCCGACGTTCACGCCTCACCGATGATTCCGTATGGCAAGGCGGATCTTCTATTAGGACTCGACATTTTGGAAGCCGTTCGTGGCATTACTGCCAATTCCCTTTTCCGTATCGCATCGCCATCACGCACCGCTGCCGTGGTAAATACAGCCAAAACTGAAACTATATCCACGCTTATCGGCAAGGACCATTTTGATCCAGAGACACTTGAAGATGACCTTCAGGCGTATACCAATACCGACGCGTATTTCGGCATAGATCTCTTTGCGGTTTCTGAACAATTGTTTGGGAGTAAATTATATGCTAACATGATGCTCCTCGGTACTGCCTTCCAACGCCAGTTGATACCCCTTGAATTGGGACCTTTGCAACTTGCACTCAAGCAAATGGTTCCGCATGCCGATTTGGATACTAACATGAGAGCGTTTACCGTCGGACGTCGTCTTGCCTTGGAATCATCTGAATCTTCTGTTAACGCACCGTCAATAAAGACGTTAGTAACTTATAATGAGATGCTTGAAGCAAAACAGCGGATCTTGGCGCGGAAATGGCGCGGGAAGCGTTTAGCGCGGGAATACGTGACCCTCGTCGAGAATGTAGTGAAAACATTGGACATCAGCTCGGAGAGCGTCAACCGAATGTTGGCACTCTATATCTACGACCTCGTTCAGTTTGCGGATATCGACTACGCACGTAGATATGTTGAGAAGATTAAGCAGGTTTACGCATACGATACGGCTGATTACGACTATCGCGCCACAAAAGCCGCGATCAGGTACCTGCACAAAGTCATGCTGATTAAAGATGAAGTTTACGTCGCACACCTCTTGACGAGCGAAGAGAAATTGCAGCGTGACAAGGAATTGTATAAGGTTGATACCGCGAACGGTGATAGAATTCAGTATATTCATCTCAACCGGCCTCATTTCACTGTGATGGGACTTGACATCGAAGGAGATATTGATACACGAAATTGGCAATTAAACCTGATGAGACGTATGAAATTTCTCAGGCGATGGCTGCCGCAGTGGCACGCAAAGGAGAAAGCGTTCCGGGAGTGGTATATCACCCGTGTGATTGACACTTTTGCACCCAACGGTGAAGAGGCTTATGAAAAGCATCTCCAAGCATTGGAATGTGCTGAAGAGGTCCGCGGTTATCGGGGGATCCGTTACCCCAAAATGGAAACGGCGAAACAGACAGTTGAGGACTTACTTGCACACAAATAG
- a CDS encoding shikimate dehydrogenase yields MQTRSMLTVTGHTRVVGVIGDPIEHSRSPQMQNAAFAKAGLDYVYVPFHVRPDDLAQAIAGFKALNVVGINVTLPHKQAVIPYLTSISREAELIGAVNTLTFLEDGIHGDNTDAPGVLRALEEDGNLSIPVGENVVVLGAGGAARAIVVAFALAGVASITIANRTTEKAIALAEEMQQKTGVSMHGMGLTDARVADAVRQSTLLVNTATASMDLTQPLLISVDWLQPHAIVYDIVYTPPVTPLMRAAAEHGCQTLGGIGMLIHQGAIAFEKWTGVPPCTQTMQQALSI; encoded by the coding sequence ATGCAGACACGATCCATGCTGACAGTGACAGGACACACTCGCGTTGTTGGCGTTATCGGTGATCCGATTGAACACAGCCGTTCACCGCAAATGCAGAATGCCGCCTTTGCGAAAGCGGGTCTTGATTATGTCTATGTGCCCTTTCATGTCCGACCGGATGATTTGGCGCAGGCGATCGCAGGATTCAAGGCACTTAACGTCGTTGGCATTAACGTGACACTCCCACATAAACAGGCTGTTATTCCATATCTTACATCGATTTCAAGGGAAGCCGAGCTTATCGGAGCTGTCAATACACTCACTTTTCTTGAGGATGGGATACACGGTGATAATACGGACGCACCGGGTGTTTTAAGAGCTTTAGAAGAGGACGGAAACCTGTCTATACCCGTCGGTGAAAATGTCGTCGTCTTGGGGGCAGGGGGCGCAGCAAGAGCCATTGTCGTTGCATTCGCCCTTGCAGGCGTTGCATCTATAACAATTGCCAATCGCACAACCGAGAAGGCTATCGCATTAGCAGAAGAAATGCAGCAAAAAACAGGTGTGTCGATGCATGGGATGGGACTTACAGATGCGCGGGTGGCGGATGCTGTTCGCCAAAGCACGCTTCTTGTCAATACTGCTACGGCGAGTATGGATCTGACACAACCACTGCTGATTTCTGTTGACTGGCTTCAACCGCATGCTATCGTTTACGACATTGTCTATACACCGCCGGTGACGCCTCTCATGAGGGCAGCCGCTGAACACGGATGTCAAACGCTTGGTGGCATCGGAATGCTAATTCATCAAGGGGCTATCGCTTTTGAAAAATGGACGGGTGTTCCCCCCTGTACCCAGACGATGCAACAAGCACTTTCTATATAG
- a CDS encoding cell division protein ZapA — protein MQEQEHDFKPIRFVILGTPYTIKPTEDLTSDNINELVEYVKSLVESYLRKGFDEQRVPLLVAFHIADEKRRLQEKYELPLYRIVERLQFAIEKEAPQ, from the coding sequence ATGCAAGAGCAAGAACACGACTTTAAGCCGATTCGATTTGTCATACTCGGAACGCCCTATACCATCAAGCCAACTGAAGACCTAACCTCCGACAATATCAACGAACTTGTTGAATATGTCAAAAGTTTGGTTGAATCTTATCTCAGAAAGGGCTTTGACGAACAAAGGGTTCCACTGCTTGTTGCGTTCCATATTGCTGATGAAAAACGTCGCCTTCAAGAAAAATATGAATTGCCATTGTACCGGATAGTCGAAAGGCTACAGTTTGCAATTGAAAAGGAAGCACCACAGTAA
- a CDS encoding M48 family metallopeptidase, producing MGQISIILIAGLISLFHFEPPETRMNISDMQVVLWTIVLTGYPILIAYFVTAYVARTFPAHKEENLPKLHRLRRYMIAFECLSLAGYLCNLYLLNLPVLIDKYFAFFPMENLRQMLALFPLLVGLICIRLAFYQVNQLQPGHYREVLSLQFKFLLFPLLPMFIYLITIDALHWLPYSAKVFIVEHPYILIGLILPVIVSAYILVPLLMQFLWKTEPLAPNSGLKTRLEQLTKQSGAKHKDIMVWQTGSLLIANAAVAGTLPWNRRIFLTDALLEYFTDDEIETVVAHELGHIRYKHIQTYMLFSLFYLLSYPFFYVLVEEPLVIHFGESQILPTLCSMTFLITYFVLIFRYLSRRCEHQADLYAVRLTEKPEAFKTALMKLAVLNSAPKSIRRLFEMFNTHPSIHRRIGFINQWIARSSQIQRYKNYLIEVKILIVLLPIFCVLAVLLLR from the coding sequence ATGGGACAGATAAGTATCATTTTAATCGCCGGGCTCATCTCCCTTTTTCACTTTGAACCACCGGAAACACGGATGAACATCAGTGATATGCAGGTGGTCCTTTGGACAATTGTGTTGACGGGCTACCCTATTCTTATAGCGTATTTCGTGACAGCGTATGTTGCGCGAACTTTTCCTGCCCATAAAGAGGAAAACCTACCGAAACTCCATCGGCTGCGCCGCTATATGATTGCCTTTGAATGCCTCAGCTTAGCGGGTTATCTGTGCAACCTATATCTATTGAATCTGCCGGTATTGATTGATAAATATTTCGCATTTTTTCCGATGGAAAATTTGCGTCAGATGCTTGCATTGTTTCCGCTTTTGGTCGGGTTAATTTGCATTCGGCTTGCGTTTTACCAAGTAAATCAACTCCAACCGGGACACTACCGAGAAGTCCTGAGTCTTCAATTTAAGTTTCTACTTTTCCCACTGCTGCCGATGTTCATTTACCTCATAACAATAGACGCACTTCATTGGCTCCCATACTCGGCGAAGGTGTTCATCGTTGAACATCCATACATTTTAATCGGACTCATCCTACCAGTGATTGTCTCGGCGTATATCCTTGTGCCGTTACTAATGCAGTTTCTGTGGAAAACAGAACCGTTGGCTCCAAATTCAGGACTAAAGACCCGGTTAGAACAGTTAACAAAACAGAGCGGGGCAAAACATAAAGATATTATGGTCTGGCAGACGGGTTCACTGTTGATAGCAAATGCAGCTGTTGCGGGGACCCTCCCGTGGAATCGGCGTATTTTTTTGACAGATGCGCTCCTGGAATACTTTACAGATGACGAAATTGAGACCGTTGTCGCGCACGAACTTGGCCATATTCGTTACAAACACATTCAAACTTATATGCTCTTTTCACTCTTCTACCTGTTGAGTTATCCGTTCTTTTATGTCCTTGTTGAAGAACCGCTGGTGATACATTTTGGGGAATCACAAATTTTGCCAACGCTCTGCTCAATGACTTTTCTGATTACCTATTTCGTGTTAATATTCCGATATTTGTCAAGACGCTGTGAACATCAAGCGGATCTGTATGCGGTCAGGCTCACAGAAAAACCGGAAGCCTTCAAAACGGCATTAATGAAACTGGCAGTACTGAATTCAGCACCGAAATCAATTCGGCGGTTATTTGAAATGTTCAACACCCATCCATCCATCCATCGGCGAATTGGCTTCATCAATCAGTGGATCGCCCGCAGTTCGCAGATTCAACGTTACAAAAACTACCTAATTGAAGTTAAAATTCTGATTGTCTTACTCCCGATATTCTGTGTGCTTGCGGTACTATTGCTCCGCTAA
- a CDS encoding OmpA family protein — translation MISRTAFTIIALLGVALIVSSCGKLDQEEFEMWKNEHVSQMEQADADITNKVTMLEAKVDQQAKDTEDTIAAAKNEAIAASQQGDADTIAAANQASMEQDAQLRADLTKAIDMQGQKAMEFAQGEDAKLQQRLDAHDTADAAQDDAIKKLESEVMSLKEGLAMVEAEVAAKPTLVATVRFGSGQTRLSTEGQEMLNGVVEQLKADSDAKIMVVGHADGTPVLRGSYRSNWDLSQARANSAAKYLESKGIDTSRIEAIGKAHTDPIAPQNTSAGRAMNRRVEVILVPAGALDQPF, via the coding sequence ATGATAAGTAGAACCGCTTTCACGATTATCGCTCTTTTGGGAGTTGCACTTATTGTTAGTAGCTGCGGGAAGCTGGACCAAGAAGAGTTTGAAATGTGGAAGAATGAACATGTCTCACAGATGGAACAAGCTGATGCTGACATTACAAACAAAGTCACTATGTTAGAGGCAAAAGTTGATCAGCAGGCGAAAGATACTGAGGATACAATCGCTGCCGCAAAGAATGAGGCGATTGCCGCATCTCAGCAAGGTGATGCCGACACTATCGCTGCTGCAAATCAAGCCTCAATGGAACAGGACGCACAACTCCGCGCCGACTTGACCAAGGCTATTGATATGCAAGGGCAAAAAGCGATGGAATTTGCCCAAGGTGAAGACGCAAAACTGCAACAGCGACTTGACGCACACGATACAGCTGATGCAGCCCAGGACGATGCGATTAAAAAGCTTGAATCCGAAGTAATGTCCTTGAAAGAAGGACTTGCTATGGTAGAAGCAGAGGTCGCCGCGAAACCTACGCTTGTGGCGACTGTCCGTTTTGGGAGTGGACAAACCCGTTTATCCACGGAAGGCCAAGAAATGCTTAACGGTGTTGTTGAGCAACTCAAGGCAGATTCGGATGCAAAAATCATGGTCGTTGGACATGCGGATGGCACGCCGGTCTTACGGGGCAGCTATAGAAGCAATTGGGATCTCTCTCAAGCCCGCGCCAACTCAGCTGCAAAATACCTTGAATCCAAAGGAATTGATACCAGCAGAATTGAGGCAATTGGTAAAGCACATACCGATCCCATCGCACCCCAGAACACTTCCGCTGGCAGAGCGATGAATCGCAGAGTCGAAGTCATTCTGGTTCCAGCTGGTGCGCTTGACCAGCCATTCTAA